The following are encoded in a window of Telmatobacter sp. DSM 110680 genomic DNA:
- a CDS encoding DEAD/DEAH box helicase — MTTQFSQFNLSAPLMARLNTNNFVTPTPVQAGCIPPALEGRDVLATAQTGTGKTLGFLIPIVEMLQKAQDRNAAQALILLPTRELAMQVEAAFKTIRTSSQQTVALVVGGMQERPQLDAIRRGARLIVATPGRLEDYLKRKLVRMDQIQMLVLDEVDRMLDMGFQPAIARIATTLPANRQTLCYSATLEGAVKEVARKYLNNPVRIEIGSVLKPAENVELRTFEVAADQKQELLEHLLESEDGSFLVFVRTKHGADRVARRLSRSGWSATQIHGDRSQSQRNSALRSFSEGHHRVLVATDVAARGIDVANVAHVINFDMPKLAEDFVHRVGRTGRASAKGVASTFAGPAERGDLRKIERTLSIQMKRFRVKSMSETAA; from the coding sequence TTGACGACACAGTTCTCGCAGTTCAATCTTTCGGCCCCGCTGATGGCGCGGCTCAACACCAACAATTTTGTAACTCCCACGCCGGTACAGGCGGGGTGCATTCCTCCGGCTCTTGAAGGCCGCGACGTGCTGGCAACGGCGCAGACGGGAACGGGCAAGACGCTCGGATTTTTGATCCCGATCGTGGAGATGCTGCAGAAGGCGCAGGACCGGAACGCGGCACAGGCACTGATTCTGCTGCCTACGCGCGAACTAGCGATGCAGGTGGAAGCGGCCTTCAAGACCATTCGGACCAGTTCGCAGCAGACGGTAGCGCTGGTGGTTGGAGGTATGCAGGAACGCCCCCAACTTGACGCGATTCGCCGCGGTGCGCGGTTGATCGTGGCTACGCCGGGCAGGCTCGAAGATTACCTCAAGCGCAAACTGGTGCGGATGGACCAGATCCAGATGTTGGTTCTGGACGAAGTCGACCGGATGCTCGATATGGGCTTTCAGCCGGCGATCGCACGCATTGCGACCACGCTGCCGGCAAATCGACAGACTCTTTGCTACTCCGCTACGCTGGAAGGCGCGGTGAAGGAAGTTGCGCGGAAGTATCTCAACAACCCTGTCCGCATCGAAATCGGTTCGGTGTTGAAGCCGGCGGAGAATGTCGAGCTGCGCACGTTTGAAGTGGCTGCGGATCAGAAGCAGGAGTTGCTTGAGCATCTTCTGGAATCCGAGGATGGCAGCTTCCTGGTTTTTGTTCGCACCAAGCATGGCGCAGATCGCGTGGCCCGCAGGCTTAGCCGTTCAGGCTGGTCGGCGACGCAGATTCACGGGGATCGCTCGCAGTCGCAGCGGAACTCGGCTCTGCGGAGTTTCTCTGAAGGACATCATCGCGTGCTGGTTGCTACGGATGTTGCTGCTCGCGGCATCGACGTGGCGAATGTGGCACACGTGATCAATTTCGACATGCCGAAACTGGCGGAAGACTTTGTTCACCGTGTGGGCCGTACAGGGCGTGCATCGGCCAAGGGCGTGGCTTCGACGTTTGCCGGACCGGCGGAGCGCGGCGATCTGCGGAAGATCGAGCGGACGCTGTCGATCCAGATGAAGCGGTTTCGCGTTAAGTCGATGAGTGAGACGGCCGCGTAG
- a CDS encoding glycoside hydrolase family 47 protein — protein MRVLKVCLPVVFLLTALFGSVAFAQSAAATDKAAAASSSSAPVTTMSDAEKAEMAERVRAEALHAWNGYKKYAWGHDALKPLSMKPFDWYGDGHSLLMTPVDALDTLTLMGLKPQADEARMLIDTKLNLDQDIYVKDFEITIRLLGSLISCYEMTGDKRLLELADDLGRRMSPMFDSPTGMPYEYVNLHTGAVRGTKSNPAEIGTLLLEYGMLARLTGKQNYYDMAKRALVELYKRRSSIGLVGSEIDVETGKWTDPTSGIRGGIDSYYEYLLKASILFDDKDCARMWQESVRAIDKYLADERPNGLWYGQADMNSGQRTHTEYGSLDAFYPAVLALGDDVHRAAQLQDSSYKMWTMAGIEPETLDYAKMQITSANYELRPEIIESTYYLYHYTHDAKYLAMGKTYVESLVKYCRTDEAYAALADVRNKKKKDSMESFFFAETLKYLYLLFAPESTLEFDSVIFNTEAHPLKRDLGLKH, from the coding sequence ATGCGCGTTCTGAAGGTTTGTTTGCCGGTTGTTTTTTTATTGACTGCTTTGTTTGGGTCGGTTGCTTTTGCGCAGAGTGCAGCCGCTACCGATAAGGCTGCGGCTGCATCGTCATCCAGTGCACCGGTGACGACGATGAGCGATGCGGAGAAGGCGGAGATGGCGGAGCGGGTTCGCGCTGAGGCTCTGCATGCGTGGAATGGATATAAGAAGTACGCGTGGGGACATGATGCTCTGAAGCCGCTGAGCATGAAGCCGTTCGACTGGTATGGGGACGGACACAGCCTGTTGATGACGCCGGTGGATGCGCTGGACACGCTGACGCTGATGGGACTGAAGCCGCAGGCAGATGAGGCGCGGATGCTGATCGATACGAAACTGAATCTTGATCAGGATATTTACGTGAAGGATTTCGAAATTACGATTCGGCTGCTGGGGAGTTTGATCTCCTGCTACGAGATGACCGGGGATAAGCGGTTGCTGGAACTGGCCGATGATTTGGGGCGGCGGATGTCTCCGATGTTCGATTCTCCGACGGGGATGCCGTATGAGTATGTGAATCTGCACACGGGAGCGGTGCGCGGAACGAAGAGCAATCCGGCGGAGATTGGGACGCTGCTGCTGGAATATGGGATGCTGGCGCGGCTGACCGGCAAACAGAATTACTACGACATGGCCAAGCGGGCGCTGGTTGAGTTGTACAAGAGGCGTTCGTCGATCGGGCTGGTGGGGTCGGAGATTGATGTGGAGACGGGAAAGTGGACCGATCCTACATCCGGCATCAGGGGCGGCATTGATTCGTACTACGAATACCTGCTGAAGGCATCGATTCTATTCGATGACAAGGATTGCGCGCGCATGTGGCAGGAGAGCGTGAGAGCGATCGACAAGTACCTTGCCGACGAGCGGCCGAACGGGCTCTGGTATGGGCAGGCGGATATGAACAGCGGGCAGCGAACGCACACGGAATACGGCTCGCTGGATGCGTTTTATCCGGCAGTGCTGGCGCTGGGAGATGATGTGCATCGGGCTGCGCAGCTGCAGGACTCCAGCTACAAGATGTGGACCATGGCGGGTATTGAGCCGGAGACGCTGGACTACGCGAAGATGCAAATCACGAGCGCGAATTATGAGTTGCGCCCGGAGATTATCGAGTCGACCTACTATCTGTACCACTACACGCACGATGCGAAGTACCTGGCAATGGGGAAAACTTATGTTGAGAGCCTGGTGAAGTATTGCCGGACGGATGAGGCGTACGCTGCGCTGGCCGATGTGCGCAACAAAAAGAAGAAGGATTCGATGGAGAGCTTCTTTTTTGCGGAGACGCTGAAGTATCTGTACTTGCTGTTCGCGCCGGAGTCGACGCTGGAGTTTGATTCGGTGATTTTTAATACTGAGGCGCATCCTTTGAAGCGGGACCTTGGGCTGAAGCACTGA
- a CDS encoding cytochrome ubiquinol oxidase subunit I, whose product MTAELIHRLHFAFTITFHYLFPQLTMGLGLLIVVIKTVALRTGSEEWERSARFWAKIFGINFVFGVVTGIPMEFEFGTNWARFSRLSGGVIGQPLAMEGVFSFFLESAFLGLLLYGEKRISKRMHWFSAVMVWLGSWISGFFIIVTDAWMQHPVAYNHLPNGQYEVVSFWQLLLNPWGLLQYMHNMTGAVVTGSFVMAAVGAFYLLDGKKVGYGRIFTKVGVIGGIISTILIIFPTGDLHGKYVARHQPAAMAGMEGLFHSESGAGIVLMGQPNEETQLIDNPIVVNNVLSFLIYGTTKAEVTGLDRIPRDQWPSALPLLFYSYHIMAGLGTFFVFLMLAAAFLLWRKKLYESRWILWILLISFPLPYIANTAGWMTAEIGRQPWLIYGLMRTSEGFSNTVSAGNGLFTLLGFMGLYALLGLLFTVLVYREISRGPAPVAVEPVAAIAD is encoded by the coding sequence ATGACAGCGGAGTTAATTCACAGGCTGCACTTTGCGTTTACGATCACGTTTCACTATCTCTTTCCGCAACTCACGATGGGACTGGGGCTGCTGATCGTAGTGATTAAAACGGTTGCTCTGCGCACGGGCAGCGAGGAGTGGGAACGCTCGGCCCGCTTCTGGGCGAAGATATTCGGCATCAATTTTGTTTTTGGCGTGGTCACCGGGATTCCGATGGAGTTTGAATTCGGAACCAACTGGGCTCGCTTCTCGCGTCTTTCCGGAGGAGTGATCGGCCAGCCGCTCGCCATGGAAGGTGTCTTCAGTTTCTTTCTCGAATCGGCTTTCCTGGGTTTGCTTCTTTATGGAGAAAAGCGCATTTCGAAGCGAATGCACTGGTTCTCAGCGGTGATGGTTTGGCTTGGCTCGTGGATTTCGGGATTCTTCATCATCGTTACAGATGCGTGGATGCAGCATCCTGTGGCTTACAACCATCTGCCGAATGGCCAGTATGAAGTGGTGAGCTTCTGGCAGCTGCTTCTCAATCCGTGGGGTCTGCTGCAATACATGCACAACATGACCGGCGCAGTTGTTACGGGGTCGTTTGTGATGGCTGCAGTGGGCGCTTTTTATCTGCTGGACGGCAAGAAGGTTGGGTACGGGCGGATTTTCACCAAGGTTGGGGTAATCGGCGGGATCATCTCCACGATTCTGATCATCTTTCCGACGGGTGATCTGCACGGCAAGTACGTCGCGCGTCATCAGCCGGCGGCGATGGCGGGGATGGAAGGGTTGTTCCACTCGGAGTCGGGCGCGGGCATTGTTCTGATGGGCCAGCCCAATGAGGAAACACAACTCATCGATAATCCGATCGTCGTGAACAATGTGCTCAGTTTTTTGATTTACGGAACGACGAAGGCTGAGGTCACGGGGCTGGACCGCATTCCGCGTGACCAGTGGCCGAGCGCTCTCCCGCTGCTCTTTTACTCGTATCACATCATGGCTGGGCTTGGAACGTTCTTCGTGTTCCTGATGCTGGCCGCGGCGTTTTTGCTGTGGCGGAAGAAGCTCTATGAGTCGCGATGGATTCTCTGGATATTGCTGATCAGTTTTCCGCTGCCTTATATCGCTAATACCGCAGGGTGGATGACGGCGGAGATTGGGCGGCAGCCGTGGCTGATTTACGGCCTGATGCGGACGAGTGAAGGTTTTTCGAATACGGTTTCGGCTGGCAACGGGCTGTTCACGCTGCTGGGCTTTATGGGTCTGTACGCGCTGCTGGGATTGCTTTTCACCGTTCTCGTGTATCGCGAGATCAGTCGCGGCCCGGCGCCCGTGGCTGTTGAACCAGTTGCTGCAATCGCGGACTGA
- the cydB gene encoding cytochrome d ubiquinol oxidase subunit II, whose protein sequence is MMGFIWFWLVAVMIVGYVVLDGFDLGVGVLHLFLPRTEAEKIATLHSIGPVWDGNEVWLLAGGGTLYFAFPLLYASAFSGFYLPLMIVLWLLILRGVSLELRNHIDVGVWLALLDGVFGISSALLAVFYGAALANVLRGVPLQADGYFFLPLWTNWQPGVSPGILDWYTVIGGLVALAALTLHGALWLSMKVSGELEKRACKVINPLLGLVVLLTVISLIATIVVRPASLNNYYRYPLTFIVPVGVIACLVGIWWFNKSQRPVRAFLSSGLYLFFMLAGACWGVYPTLLPSSTGAERDITLGRAISGPHTLAVGLAWWTFGMILAVGYVVFVYSRFRGKSDVHSDAH, encoded by the coding sequence ATGATGGGTTTTATCTGGTTCTGGCTGGTTGCGGTAATGATCGTGGGTTACGTAGTGCTCGATGGCTTCGACCTCGGCGTGGGGGTATTGCACCTGTTTCTGCCTCGCACAGAGGCTGAAAAGATAGCAACGCTGCACTCGATCGGCCCCGTATGGGACGGCAACGAGGTGTGGCTGCTGGCTGGCGGAGGCACCCTTTACTTCGCATTTCCACTTTTATATGCGTCGGCATTCTCCGGGTTCTATCTGCCGCTGATGATTGTGCTCTGGCTGCTGATTCTTCGGGGAGTTTCGCTGGAGTTGCGAAATCATATCGACGTCGGGGTGTGGCTGGCGTTGCTTGACGGCGTCTTCGGAATCTCGAGCGCGCTGCTGGCGGTGTTCTATGGGGCCGCACTGGCGAATGTTCTGCGCGGAGTTCCACTGCAGGCAGACGGCTATTTCTTTCTCCCCTTGTGGACGAACTGGCAGCCGGGGGTGAGTCCGGGAATTCTCGATTGGTACACGGTGATCGGCGGGCTGGTGGCGCTTGCGGCTCTTACCTTGCATGGAGCGCTTTGGCTCAGCATGAAGGTTTCAGGCGAGTTGGAGAAGCGCGCGTGCAAGGTGATCAATCCTTTGTTGGGGTTGGTGGTTTTGCTCACGGTCATCAGCCTTATCGCAACAATCGTGGTTCGACCGGCAAGTCTGAATAACTACTATCGCTATCCCCTCACGTTCATTGTGCCGGTTGGGGTAATCGCATGCCTGGTTGGGATCTGGTGGTTTAACAAGAGTCAGCGTCCGGTGCGGGCTTTCTTATCGTCGGGGCTTTACCTGTTCTTCATGCTGGCGGGCGCTTGCTGGGGCGTTTACCCGACACTTTTGCCCTCGTCTACCGGTGCCGAGCGCGATATTACGCTGGGCCGAGCGATTTCCGGGCCGCATACGCTCGCTGTAGGGTTGGCATGGTGGACGTTCGGCATGATTCTGGCTGTGGGGTATGTGGTGTTTGTTTACAGCCGGTTCAGAGGGAAGTCGGATGTTCATTCGGATGCGCATTAA
- the rplM gene encoding 50S ribosomal protein L13, producing MSTFVPSGKDIDRKWYVVDASGQTLGRLATKAADVLSGKLNPKYVPYIDMGDHVIVINAEKIRLTGLKAQSKVYRRYTGFPGGLREEEFTRLLARKPEKILEEAIKGMLPKSKLGRAMGSKLKVYRGDKHPHFAQQPVALEVSSRSF from the coding sequence ATGAGCACCTTTGTTCCGAGCGGCAAGGATATTGACCGCAAGTGGTATGTAGTGGATGCCAGCGGCCAGACCCTGGGGCGCCTGGCGACCAAGGCGGCCGATGTTCTGAGCGGCAAGCTGAACCCGAAGTACGTGCCGTACATCGATATGGGCGACCACGTTATCGTGATCAACGCCGAAAAGATCCGGCTGACGGGCCTCAAGGCTCAGAGCAAGGTCTATCGCCGTTACACGGGATTCCCCGGCGGATTGCGCGAAGAGGAATTTACGCGCCTGCTGGCCCGCAAGCCGGAGAAGATTCTGGAAGAGGCGATCAAGGGCATGCTGCCGAAGTCGAAGCTGGGACGCGCTATGGGATCGAAGCTGAAAGTCTATCGCGGCGACAAGCATCCGCATTTTGCGCAGCAGCCGGTGGCTTTGGAAGTTTCCTCGCGCAGCTTTTAA
- the rpsI gene encoding 30S ribosomal protein S9 has translation MADLVQYYGTGRRKSAIARVFLRPGTGEWKVNGKPFETYFVTEAQRVAAKRTLVVADLASSFDVVTTVSSGGVSSQADAVKMGIARALVLFNPELRKLLKAEGLMTRDARQKERKKYGQKGARKRFQFSKR, from the coding sequence ATGGCAGATCTGGTTCAGTATTACGGGACGGGGCGCCGCAAGTCGGCGATTGCCCGTGTTTTCCTGCGTCCGGGCACCGGTGAGTGGAAGGTGAACGGCAAGCCCTTCGAGACGTACTTTGTAACCGAGGCGCAGCGCGTAGCCGCAAAGCGCACCCTGGTGGTTGCAGATTTGGCGTCGAGCTTCGATGTGGTGACTACGGTTTCAAGTGGCGGCGTTTCTTCGCAGGCGGATGCAGTGAAGATGGGTATTGCCCGCGCACTGGTTCTCTTCAATCCCGAGCTGCGCAAGCTGCTCAAGGCGGAAGGCCTGATGACGCGCGATGCTCGCCAGAAAGAACGCAAGAAGTACGGGCAAAAGGGCGCACGCAAGCGGTTCCAGTTCAGCAAGCGCTAG
- the rpsB gene encoding 30S ribosomal protein S2: MATITMKELLEAGVHFGHQTKRWNPKMKEYIFGERNGIYIIDLQKTLKLFKDASKFVTELCASGKTILFVGTKRQAQDAVAEEANRAGMPYINQRWLGGLLTNWVTVQKSVKRLQELDDMATDGRYELLTKKEVIKLERERKHLQANLAGIKNMKRLPDALFIVDSNNEAIAVKEARKLGIPVVAVVDTNCDPTVVDYVIPGNDDALRAIRLFTSKIADSAAEGVNLVGDKAFAAEEAPAAESEAPAAEAAPVEDVDFDAALGAGVRKAPAAEAAIDEEEVVERAL; this comes from the coding sequence ATGGCCACGATCACAATGAAGGAGCTGCTCGAAGCTGGTGTTCACTTCGGGCATCAAACGAAGCGCTGGAATCCCAAGATGAAGGAATACATCTTCGGCGAGCGCAACGGTATTTACATCATCGACCTGCAGAAGACGCTGAAGCTTTTCAAGGACGCGTCGAAGTTTGTGACTGAACTGTGCGCGAGCGGCAAGACGATTCTCTTCGTCGGCACGAAGCGCCAGGCACAGGACGCCGTGGCTGAAGAAGCCAACCGGGCGGGCATGCCGTACATCAACCAGCGCTGGCTGGGCGGACTGCTCACGAACTGGGTGACGGTGCAGAAGTCGGTGAAGCGCCTTCAGGAATTGGATGATATGGCTACGGACGGCCGGTACGAGCTGCTGACCAAGAAGGAAGTCATCAAGCTGGAGCGGGAGCGCAAGCACCTCCAGGCCAATCTGGCCGGCATCAAAAATATGAAGCGCCTGCCCGATGCGCTGTTCATCGTCGACTCGAATAACGAGGCGATTGCGGTGAAGGAAGCGCGCAAGCTGGGCATCCCGGTGGTGGCCGTGGTGGATACCAACTGCGACCCGACGGTGGTGGATTACGTGATTCCGGGCAACGACGACGCGCTGCGTGCGATTCGCCTGTTCACTTCGAAGATCGCCGATTCGGCGGCCGAGGGTGTGAACCTGGTGGGCGACAAGGCGTTTGCTGCGGAAGAGGCTCCTGCGGCCGAGAGCGAAGCTCCTGCGGCGGAAGCGGCGCCAGTGGAAGATGTCGATTTTGACGCGGCACTGGGCGCAGGCGTTCGCAAGGCTCCGGCAGCTGAAGCGGCGATCGACGAAGAAGAAGTGGTCGAACGCGCCCTGTAG
- the tsf gene encoding translation elongation factor Ts — MSVAEKIDAKLVKDLREKSGAPMGDCLKALQETKGNIEEAFVVLRKRGMASAQKKAARTTNEGAVGTYIHAGGKIGVMVEVNCESDFVARTDDFQELLKDIAMHIAASDPRYIRPEDVSAEDMEREKDIYRAQAAASGKPANIVERMLEGKMAKFYEEVCLLEQPFIKDQAISIKELIAQKVGKLGENITVKRFARFKVGAPDWTVSQTKAAESAAE, encoded by the coding sequence ATGAGTGTGGCAGAGAAGATAGATGCAAAATTGGTGAAGGATCTTCGCGAGAAGTCTGGCGCGCCCATGGGCGATTGCCTGAAGGCTCTGCAGGAGACCAAGGGAAACATCGAAGAGGCATTTGTGGTGCTGCGCAAGCGCGGCATGGCCTCTGCACAAAAGAAGGCCGCGCGTACGACCAATGAGGGCGCGGTGGGCACATACATCCACGCCGGCGGCAAGATCGGCGTGATGGTGGAAGTGAACTGTGAGAGCGACTTTGTGGCACGCACCGATGACTTTCAGGAATTGTTGAAGGACATCGCTATGCATATCGCGGCGAGCGACCCGCGCTATATCCGCCCTGAGGATGTGAGCGCCGAGGATATGGAGCGCGAGAAGGATATCTATCGCGCCCAGGCGGCAGCGAGCGGCAAGCCTGCCAACATCGTGGAGCGCATGCTCGAGGGCAAGATGGCGAAGTTCTATGAAGAAGTTTGCTTGCTGGAGCAGCCGTTCATCAAGGACCAGGCCATCAGCATCAAGGAACTGATCGCGCAGAAGGTCGGCAAGCTGGGCGAGAACATCACTGTAAAGCGTTTTGCACGCTTCAAGGTGGGTGCGCCGGATTGGACCGTTTCGCAGACCAAGGCCGCGGAATCAGCTGCGGAGTAA
- a CDS encoding radical SAM protein, with product MTAIHPLPSSRSLSVKFILPALTEATDPYWRTIKYSLFPPLGLATLAAYLSPDDHAVIVDEHVQPLTLNDAPDLVVIQVYITNAYRAYKIADHYRSIGAFVCLGGLHVTSLPAEAVPYADAIFLGPGDQTFPQFLKDFRAGTPQPVYTSTSGRTLERIPPIRRDLIRRASYLVPNSIVVTRGCPQHCDFCYKDAFFQGGRGFYTQRVDEALAEIERLPGRHLYFLDDHLLGDRHFAESLFSGMKGMRRLFQGAATVDSILRGDLIERAAEAGLRSIFVGFETLTPDNLRRSNKRQNLGRDYKAVADRLHSLGIMINGSFIFGMDDDGDDVFRRTVDWAVEHGITTATFHIMTPYPGTQLHARMVREGRVVTRDWNLYDTRHVVYRPARMSPDALKNGYDWAYREFYRWSSIAQASLHHGALKHQLKHFFYASGWKKFEPLWDILIRARQLTRVTPLLEAVLSRVTSTAPQTRTNPAPSPFPIVSADLPTLTGTNRA from the coding sequence ATGACTGCCATCCACCCGCTCCCATCTTCGCGCAGTCTCAGCGTCAAGTTCATCCTGCCCGCGCTCACTGAGGCTACCGATCCCTACTGGCGTACCATCAAGTACTCGCTCTTCCCGCCCCTCGGCCTCGCAACCCTCGCCGCCTATCTCTCGCCGGACGACCACGCCGTCATCGTCGATGAACACGTCCAACCGCTCACGCTCAACGATGCGCCCGACCTCGTCGTCATTCAGGTCTACATCACCAATGCATACCGCGCGTACAAGATCGCCGACCACTACCGCAGCATCGGCGCCTTCGTCTGCCTTGGCGGACTACACGTAACCTCTTTGCCAGCAGAAGCAGTTCCATACGCCGACGCCATCTTTCTAGGTCCCGGCGATCAAACCTTCCCGCAATTCCTCAAAGACTTCCGCGCCGGAACACCGCAACCGGTCTACACTTCAACTTCCGGCCGCACGCTCGAGCGCATTCCGCCGATTCGCCGCGACCTCATCCGGCGCGCATCGTATCTCGTTCCCAATTCCATCGTCGTCACCCGCGGCTGTCCGCAGCATTGTGACTTCTGCTACAAGGATGCGTTCTTCCAGGGCGGCCGCGGCTTTTACACGCAACGTGTCGACGAAGCTCTCGCTGAAATCGAACGCCTCCCCGGTCGCCATCTTTATTTTCTCGATGACCATCTTCTCGGCGACCGTCACTTCGCAGAGTCTCTCTTCTCCGGAATGAAAGGCATGCGCCGTCTCTTCCAGGGTGCAGCCACGGTCGACTCCATCCTCCGCGGAGACCTCATAGAGCGCGCCGCTGAAGCCGGCCTGCGCAGCATCTTCGTTGGATTTGAAACCTTAACCCCAGACAACCTCCGTCGCAGCAACAAGCGCCAGAACCTTGGCCGCGACTACAAGGCTGTCGCCGATCGACTGCATTCTCTCGGTATCATGATCAACGGCAGCTTCATCTTTGGAATGGACGACGATGGCGACGACGTATTCCGCCGTACCGTCGACTGGGCCGTGGAGCACGGTATCACCACCGCGACCTTCCACATCATGACGCCTTATCCCGGCACGCAACTTCACGCCCGCATGGTGCGCGAAGGCCGCGTCGTCACACGCGACTGGAATCTTTACGACACGCGCCACGTCGTTTACCGCCCCGCTCGGATGTCACCTGACGCGCTCAAGAATGGATACGACTGGGCCTATCGCGAGTTCTACCGGTGGTCATCCATCGCCCAGGCTTCTCTGCATCACGGCGCCCTCAAGCACCAACTGAAGCACTTCTTTTACGCATCAGGATGGAAAAAATTCGAGCCGCTCTGGGACATACTCATTCGTGCGCGCCAACTCACCCGTGTGACGCCTTTACTCGAAGCCGTCCTCTCACGCGTTACAAGCACCGCGCCACAGACTCGCACGAACCCGGCTCCCAGCCCATTTCCAATCGTCTCCGCGGACCTTCCAACACTTACTGGCACCAATCGTGCATAA
- a CDS encoding di-trans,poly-cis-decaprenylcistransferase, with amino-acid sequence MMQSKSSTGLHVAIIMDGNGRWATVRGLPRVSGHRAGVTAVRRVVEHAPGLGIRALTLYAFSSDNWARPPQEVQSIFWIIRAFLRLECERLRQQGARLEVIGRRDRIPLPLLREIERTESITAEGGSLHLRIAIDYSAQTSIAVALATAASQTSRHQPLSAESVRAIVTHTLTAGSGNVDLLIRTGGEQRLSDFLLWESAYAELVFTPRMWPDFDESDLAAALGDFNHRERRFGAIPSSLDQSAPSLMENAQ; translated from the coding sequence ATGATGCAAAGCAAATCAAGCACCGGTCTTCACGTCGCCATCATCATGGACGGCAACGGCCGCTGGGCCACCGTCCGCGGCCTTCCTCGCGTCTCTGGTCATCGCGCCGGCGTCACCGCGGTACGTCGCGTGGTTGAACACGCCCCCGGCCTCGGCATCCGTGCTCTCACCCTCTACGCGTTCTCATCGGACAACTGGGCGCGTCCTCCGCAAGAGGTGCAAAGCATCTTCTGGATCATTCGCGCCTTCCTGCGCCTCGAGTGCGAACGTCTTCGACAGCAAGGCGCCCGCCTCGAAGTCATCGGCCGCCGTGACCGGATCCCCTTACCGTTGCTCCGTGAGATCGAACGTACCGAATCCATCACCGCAGAAGGCGGCAGCCTTCACCTCCGCATTGCCATCGACTACTCAGCGCAAACTTCCATCGCAGTGGCCCTTGCGACCGCAGCTTCCCAGACCTCGCGCCATCAACCACTCTCCGCCGAAAGTGTTCGCGCAATCGTCACCCATACACTCACTGCCGGCAGCGGCAACGTCGACCTGCTTATCCGTACCGGCGGCGAACAGCGGCTCTCCGACTTCCTTCTCTGGGAATCCGCATACGCGGAGTTGGTATTCACTCCCCGCATGTGGCCTGACTTTGACGAGTCCGATCTCGCCGCCGCACTCGGCGACTTCAACCACCGCGAACGCCGCTTCGGCGCCATCCCCTCATCACTCGACCAGTCCGCGCCTTCACTCATGGAAAATGCTCAATGA
- a CDS encoding transcriptional regulator, with amino-acid sequence MKPKSSSSEGRFAYEGLDRVIHERARLSVLTSLITNPKGVAFNDLKQLCALTDGNLSRHLSVLENAKMVEIMRGHDRNRPQTICRITASGRKRYLEYLSTLEQVVRDAAAGAKPDASVSSLLQNLAPSRT; translated from the coding sequence ATGAAGCCTAAGTCCTCAAGCAGCGAAGGCCGCTTCGCCTACGAAGGCCTCGACCGCGTTATTCACGAACGCGCGCGCCTCAGTGTACTTACGTCACTCATTACGAATCCTAAAGGCGTAGCTTTCAACGATCTCAAACAGCTCTGTGCTCTCACTGACGGCAACCTGAGCCGGCACCTCAGTGTTCTTGAGAATGCCAAGATGGTCGAGATCATGCGCGGCCACGATCGCAACCGACCGCAAACCATCTGCCGCATCACCGCCTCGGGCCGCAAGCGCTACCTCGAATACCTCTCCACCCTCGAGCAAGTTGTGCGCGACGCCGCCGCCGGAGCCAAACCAGACGCATCGGTCTCATCGCTGCTCCAAAACCTTGCCCCGTCGCGAACTTAA